One region of Culex pipiens pallens isolate TS chromosome 2, TS_CPP_V2, whole genome shotgun sequence genomic DNA includes:
- the LOC120414764 gene encoding transcription factor glial cells missing-like → MVIVQSNIITSNSSSRIGLEWDINDPNVPHIADCDLDDFNEWSDGHCRYVYRPLDDQAKRHSSGWAMRNTNNHNVAILKKSCLGVLVCSVRCVLPNGEKITLRPAICDKARRKQQGKTCPNRLCVGGVLEIQPCRGHCGYPVTHFWRHTPSAIFFQAKGVHDHPRPESKSSGETRKILGIGRRERVLKAIQTKVTKITGVKQTKKVTKQLLETGKTLPTGQLNRFGAENSYNMTFANSYKNQQCNYATSPTSATAQAHQSATTQDYNQSSAYYYDNSSFIHPEEIFQLDQPIRPINKYPASSNGGSATSLHMLGSSPPTVLDMESGNIYKNNALTSPTASTADYGRYFDCIKYETSSTDTDTASLTSGSSVFDDFSYYSSPQIDYHHGVNHNNNNVATLPDMNKMNLRLCDDINSFFIGQSSCVTPTKLVEGVVDANQPSLESYCYEAYSNSASSPSQTASSMLPPYGTYGEQSSTGGDALVPSGEPSTMGVDSNWWSSGNYATSTTAWNQIDTVNGGSHHHQQQQQQQQYYLMEQAEYLS, encoded by the exons ATGGTGATTGT CCAATCCAACATCATCACCTCCAACAGCTCCAGCCGAATCGGCCTCGAGTGGGACATCAACGACCCGAACGTGCCGCACATCGCCGACTGCGACCTGGACGACTTCAACGAGTGGTCCGACGGCCACTGCCGGTACGTGTACCGGCCGCTCGATGACCAGGCCAAACGGCACTCTTCCGGCTGGGCCATGCGAAACACCAACAACCACAACGTGGCGATCCTGAAGAAGAGCTGCCTCGGAGTGCTGGTCTGTTCGGTGCGGTGTGTTCTGCCAAATGGGGAGAAGATCACCCTGCGTCCGGCCATCTGCGACAAGGCCCGGCGGAAGCAGCAGGGCAAGACTTGCCCGAATCGGTTGTGCGTTGGGGGTGTGCTGGAGATTCAACCCTGTCGAGGTCACTGCGGCTATCCGGTGACGCACTTTTGGCGCCACACGCCGTCGGCGATCTTCTTCCAGGCCAAGGGCGTGCACGATCATCCGCGGCCGGAGTCCAAGTCTTCCGGCGAGACGCGGAAGATCCTGGGGATTGGCCGGCGGGAGCGCGTGCTGAAGGCGATCCAGACCAAGGTTACCAAG ATTACCGGTGTAAAGCAGACCAAAAAAGTGACCAAACAGCTACTGGAGACTGGGAAGACGCTGCCGACGGGACAGCTGAATCGATTTGGCGCGGAGAACAGCTACAACATGACCTTCGCCAACAGTTACAAGAATCAGCAGTGCAACTACGCGACTTCGCCAACCAGTGCGACAGCCCAAGCCCATCAGTCAGCGACTACCCAAGACTACAACCAATCGTCGGCGTACTACTACGACAACTCCAGCTTCATCCACCCGGAGGAGATCTTCCAGCTGGATCAACCGATTAGACCAATCAACAAGTACCCGGCAAGCAGCAACGGCGGCAGTGCGACAAGCCTGCACATGCTGGGCAGCTCCCCTCCCACCGTCCTGGACATGGAGAGCGGAAACATCTACAAGAACAACGCGCTGACAAGCCCGACGGCCTCGACGGCAGACTACGGTCGCTACTTTGACTGCATCAAGTACGAAACGAGCAGTACGGACACGGACACCGCCAGCCTGACCAGCGGATCCAGCGTCTTTGACGACTTCTCGTACTACTCGAGCCCCCAAATTGACTACCATCACGGCGtcaaccacaacaacaacaacgtcgCAACCCTGCCCGACATGAACAAGATGAACCTGCGTCTGTGTGACGACATCAATTCGTTCTTTATTGGCCAATCGAGTTGCGTGACGCCGACCAAGCTCGTCGAGGGGGTCGTCGACGCAAATCAACCCTCGCTCGAGAGCTACTGCTACGAAGCGTACAGCAACTCTGCGTCCTCACCAAGCCAGACGGCGTCGTCAATGCTACCGCCGTACGGAACTTACGGCGAGCAAAGTTCCACCGGCGGGGATGCCCTCGTCCCAAGTGGAGAACCGTCAACGATGGGTGTCGACAGCAACTGGTGGAGCAGTGGTAATTACGCCACGTCGACGACAGCCTGGAATCAGATCGATACCGTCAATGGAGGCAGTCAccaccatcagcagcagcagcaacagcagcagtacTATCTGATGGAACAGGCGGAATATCTGAGTTAA